In Rhinolophus ferrumequinum isolate MPI-CBG mRhiFer1 chromosome 8, mRhiFer1_v1.p, whole genome shotgun sequence, the DNA window GACTGTGATGCATTCACaaaaaactttttgaagaaaataggAGTCAAATTAAACCCCCCAGGACAGTGTCCGGAAGATCCTTCCATGAAGATATGGAGAAAGAAGCTAGACTGCGTAAAGCGCTTACAGCCCCAGGAATCCTCCGACACCCTGAAACAGTTCCTCCAGTATGACAGGAAGGTATTGCGTTTCTTCTGCCTGTGGGATGATTCCGCCTCATTATTTGGGGACCGTAGAGAACTCGTCTTGCACTACTTTCTGTCTGATGATACTATTGAAATCATAGAATTGCTAGCACACAACTCAGGCCGGGATGCTCTGCCATTTTTCCTCCAGAGGAGAAAGCTGCCCAAGTATGGCCCCCCTGGACTCTATCAACCAGGCGAGGTAACAAATCAGGTTGTTCTCAATGTGTATGGTGGCTTGGCAGTGAAACAAGTGAATGGCTACGTGTTGGATAAATACAAGCTGGGAAAATCAGAGCAAGAGTTTTACAAAGATAGTGACCTGTCCTTAGGAACCACCATCAATGTGTGGGGAAGGAaagtggtcctttgtgactgtgATGAATTCACGAAGACttattataagaataaatatgGAATTGAGAACTTTACGCCGATTTCATTCAAGGCTCCACTTCTTccaaaaatagaaaggaaatttcCACCTTATACGGGCTTTGGTTCTGAAGAGGATTCTCTGTGCTCTTGTATAGGCCTCGTGCCCAAACCTTGTCTTCATCTGAGGAATGTCGGGAAATTCATGGAAAAAGATAGCTATGGCAACACAAGCGGTATACTCCGTTTCTTAGCAAAACTTATCACAAAACCATGTGCCAATGAGGGCAGACTGtttattatatcttattttctCAGTGATGACACAATTTCAGTGTTTGAACCCACAGAGAGGAATTCCGTTTTTAATTTCCGGAAGTTCTTGAAAAGAATGCGTGTTGAGAAGCCTGGACAAGAAGTCTTCAAAAGTGAACTATCAGAATATATCAAAGCCGAGGATCTGTATATTGGAGCCAAAGTGAATGTGAATGGCCACCTGTTTGTTGTGTTCAGTGCTGATGAGTACACCTTAAAATTCATGGAGGAGAATTCAGACAAGTTTCCTTTGAGCAACCTTGAACTTGTTCtagaaaagctgaaagaaaaaatatcaaaatccGGAGACGTCAGGCAGGTGTTTAGGGCTGCTGACTCTGGGCTCACGAAGAAGATGGATTGTAATACATTCAGAGACATAGTGATGACCATAGCTGCTGGGAACCTCACAGAACAAGAATTTGTAACCATTGCACGTCACTACAGGGTGCCTGATGACCCTTGTCCAGATGTGAATGTCCTAATTGCAATGGCCCATGAACAGCTCAAGAAAAATTCTTTTGAGAACTTTGAAAGACTCATTTGTAGCTCTGTATACCAAGAtcgagagagaaaaaaagtattacCCAGCAAAGACATCAAAAGGCTATGCAAGTCCTTCAGGTTGCCTTTGAGTAATGATCTTTTAGAATCCTTACTGTCCAAGTTTGAAAACAGTGATGAACAAATCAATTATGAGTCATTTTTCTGTGCCCTGAACTGGAGAATAAATATAATGCCCACACAGATAGCAAAATCACCCTTGAAAGAGAGAGATGATGTGTTGGTCGGGATGCCATCACCTATTTCTATGAAATACattgactatttaaaatttttaaaggacatatATGGCTTAGAAGAGGAGTAAAATGCCAGTTTTGCCCAACTCCCTTTGATTTCCTGCTCTAATTTTGCCAAGTTTATTTCTGTAGAtacaatttcattaaaaacagaagagaagcaCGGTTCATACTGAATTGAAATCCATAGACTACAATCAATCTCCTTGTGTCATTTTAGTTTTCCAGAACATGATATTGTGTTGCTGATGTACCAGCactattaaaaatgtcatttaaaggaacatcaaacatttttattatatgtatgatTTATTAATAACAAAGAATCTTATGGTAATTTTGTAAtcaacataatttaatttatataatacaaGAATAAAATGACTTTTGACATCTATATacgaaaatataaaatcaaattatatcaGATCAGTAAGTTGGCattctattaaacattttttgaaaaagaaaaaaaaagaaaaagaaattgtaggGTCAGTAAGTCTCCAATATAGCATGGAGGTTATCAAAGTTGAGAAAAATAGAATGATCTAAAATTTTCTTATATGTTCTGATACACCAGTGTATTTAAATTTAACCCAATAAAATGCATAGGAGTTACATCAGGAGAATATTTTTCTGAGTTAATTGTTTGAAACTCTATTTGCATAGTTTCCTGAAAgtataaaagaatgaaggaaaagaaatatttttaatctacatatttaattacttaaataaatatatttatctgttAATTGAGAAATTATGAAATAGCGAGGTTAGGTGCATTTTTTCTGCTTTAGATGAGCAGTTATCTATTTAATGCCAGGTGTGTTACAGGAATGTTCAAAGTGATGCCATT includes these proteins:
- the LOC117026371 gene encoding EF-hand domain-containing family member C2-like, with protein sequence MALPLLPGYSFSRNVGKTKFHKSQHWGFCNNVSMLVGESKPGIGGEPLLGQKMKHKYSVFTKEVGSDAPAWVAFDKQVLSFDAYVEDKVRDTSQENYGIRYYKILFYLEDDTIQVNEPEVRNSGMPQGTFIRRHRISLPPPEDAQFYTVHHFNVNIDIVFYGRTFKIYDCDAFTKNFLKKIGVKLNPPGQCPEDPSMKIWRKKLDCVKRLQPQESSDTLKQFLQYDRKVLRFFCLWDDSASLFGDRRELVLHYFLSDDTIEIIELLAHNSGRDALPFFLQRRKLPKYGPPGLYQPGEVTNQVVLNVYGGLAVKQVNGYVLDKYKLGKSEQEFYKDSDLSLGTTINVWGRKVVLCDCDEFTKTYYKNKYGIENFTPISFKAPLLPKIERKFPPYTGFGSEEDSLCSCIGLVPKPCLHLRNVGKFMEKDSYGNTSGILRFLAKLITKPCANEGRLFIISYFLSDDTISVFEPTERNSVFNFRKFLKRMRVEKPGQEVFKSELSEYIKAEDLYIGAKVNVNGHLFVVFSADEYTLKFMEENSDKFPLSNLELVLEKLKEKISKSGDVRQVFRAADSGLTKKMDCNTFRDIVMTIAAGNLTEQEFVTIARHYRVPDDPCPDVNVLIAMAHEQLKKNSFENFERLICSSVYQDRERKKVLPSKDIKRLCKSFRLPLSNDLLESLLSKFENSDEQINYESFFCALNWRINIMPTQIAKSPLKERDDVLVGMPSPISMKYIDYLKFLKDIYGLEEE